A portion of the Tepidanaerobacter syntrophicus genome contains these proteins:
- a CDS encoding Hsp20/alpha crystallin family protein, translated as MQDRGLIPWRRRKHSLPDLLDLMLDTDDFSDFLDEFETRSFRVDVKETDKEYIVEADLPGCDKNNINVSYDDGVLTIAASYEETAEEKDKNYIRRERRRGNFSRSLSIPEDVKADEIKASFKDGVLKVTLPKSGVAKLSGKVINVE; from the coding sequence ATGCAAGACAGAGGTTTAATTCCTTGGAGACGGCGTAAACACTCACTTCCTGATTTGTTAGACTTGATGTTGGACACTGATGATTTTTCTGATTTTCTCGATGAGTTCGAGACAAGGTCTTTTAGAGTAGATGTAAAAGAAACCGACAAGGAATATATAGTTGAGGCAGATCTTCCCGGATGTGATAAGAACAACATAAATGTAAGTTATGATGACGGCGTTTTGACAATTGCCGCAAGCTATGAAGAAACCGCAGAAGAAAAAGATAAGAATTATATTCGTCGTGAGCGCCGGCGCGGTAATTTCTCAAGATCTCTCTCAATCCCTGAAGACGTTAAGGCTGATGAAATTAAAGCAAGTTTTAAGGATGGAGTTTTAAAAGTTACCTTGCCAAAATCAGGAGTGGCAAAATTAAGTGGAAAAGTAATAAACGTCGAATAA
- the ilvA gene encoding threonine ammonia-lyase has protein sequence MENIIGLDDIEEARKTLNNVAYNTGLVHNTTFSEMTGNSIYLKMENLQKTGSFKIRGAFNKIAHLPKKYKKKGVIAASAGNHAQGVAMAAKAYGIKATIVMPKHAPLSKIAATRGYGAEVILHGHLYDEAYEKAREIQEETGAVFIHPFDDPEVIAGQGTIGIEILEDLPDTDIIIVPVGGGGLISGIAVATKSIKPDIKIIGVQSKNMPSMAESIFKDRITTVDGMPTIADGIAVKTPGKITFEIVKRYVDNIVTVDEDEIANAILLLMERAKVIAEGAGAASVAALLNRMGQLKDKKIVALLSGGNIDVNMLSRIIDSGLVKSGRKVFINTLIPDRPGTLGILLNRLADTGANVLSVTHNRSSRDIPIGYAKVELELETTSEEHIEEIKELLSLDNYSFVIL, from the coding sequence ATGGAGAATATAATAGGTTTAGATGATATTGAAGAGGCTAGAAAAACTCTAAATAATGTGGCGTACAATACAGGATTGGTACATAACACCACTTTTAGCGAGATGACAGGAAACTCTATTTATTTAAAAATGGAAAATCTGCAGAAAACAGGTTCATTTAAAATCAGAGGGGCATTTAATAAAATAGCTCATTTACCTAAAAAGTATAAGAAAAAGGGAGTAATAGCTGCCTCCGCCGGAAACCATGCTCAAGGAGTTGCGATGGCTGCTAAAGCTTATGGAATAAAAGCAACGATCGTAATGCCTAAACATGCGCCTTTGTCAAAAATTGCGGCAACCCGCGGTTATGGAGCTGAAGTTATACTCCACGGACATTTATATGATGAAGCCTATGAAAAAGCAAGGGAAATCCAAGAAGAAACAGGAGCCGTTTTTATTCATCCCTTTGACGATCCGGAAGTGATAGCAGGACAAGGGACTATAGGTATTGAAATTCTCGAAGACTTGCCTGATACGGATATTATTATTGTTCCCGTAGGAGGAGGCGGCCTTATATCCGGTATAGCTGTTGCAACAAAAAGCATAAAACCAGATATTAAAATAATAGGGGTGCAGAGTAAAAATATGCCATCAATGGCTGAGTCGATTTTTAAAGATCGTATAACAACGGTAGATGGCATGCCTACCATAGCAGACGGAATTGCAGTAAAGACTCCGGGCAAAATTACTTTTGAAATTGTTAAGCGGTATGTAGACAATATTGTTACAGTTGATGAAGACGAAATAGCAAATGCAATTTTGCTGTTAATGGAACGTGCAAAAGTAATTGCCGAAGGAGCTGGAGCTGCGTCTGTTGCAGCACTTTTAAATAGGATGGGGCAGTTAAAAGATAAAAAAATAGTCGCATTGCTAAGCGGCGGAAATATAGATGTTAATATGTTGTCAAGGATAATAGACAGCGGCCTTGTAAAAAGCGGTAGAAAAGTCTTTATTAATACACTTATACCGGACAGACCCGGCACACTTGGCATATTGCTTAATCGCTTAGCGGATACGGGAGCAAATGTACTATCAGTTACCCACAACCGTTCAAGTAGGGATATACCAATAGGATATGCTAAAGTTGAGCTGGAATTAGAAACCACGAGCGAAGAACACATTGAAGAAATAAAGGAACTCTTATCACTAGACAATTATAGTTTTGTAATATTATAG
- the thiT gene encoding energy-coupled thiamine transporter ThiT, whose translation MNFAAGLFEDFAEITPLTWVVLLAIVAFVIIISMIGKHAKFDTRAMVYGGLCVAVAFILSYIRLYRWPQGGSITLASPLPIFIYAYIFGPAAGFIAGTTYGLLQLVQDPYILHPFQVFLDYILAFAAWGIAGFFRKNLILGIIAGGLGQIFSSFLSGVIFFASFAPEGMSPILYSIAVNGTVLGTNILICVLVAMIPQIRNTIESLKRQVIKSE comes from the coding sequence TTGAATTTTGCTGCCGGTTTGTTTGAGGATTTTGCTGAAATAACTCCGCTTACATGGGTTGTTTTACTGGCTATAGTTGCTTTTGTTATCATAATTTCAATGATAGGAAAACACGCGAAGTTTGATACGAGAGCTATGGTATATGGAGGTCTTTGCGTTGCGGTTGCCTTCATACTTTCCTATATCCGGCTGTATCGTTGGCCTCAAGGAGGTTCGATAACGCTGGCGAGCCCGCTGCCTATTTTCATTTATGCTTATATTTTTGGACCTGCTGCAGGATTTATAGCCGGAACAACTTATGGTCTTTTACAACTTGTTCAAGACCCCTACATCCTACATCCTTTTCAAGTATTTTTGGATTATATATTGGCTTTTGCAGCTTGGGGGATTGCCGGATTTTTCCGTAAGAATTTGATTCTCGGTATAATTGCAGGAGGTTTAGGGCAGATATTTTCCAGCTTCCTTTCAGGCGTTATATTCTTTGCATCTTTTGCACCTGAAGGTATGAGCCCTATTTTATATTCTATAGCTGTAAATGGAACAGTGCTGGGGACCAACATTCTAATATGTGTTTTAGTTGCAATGATTCCTCAAATAAGAAATACAATTGAAAGCTTAAAAAGGCAAGTTATAAAAAGCGAATAA
- a CDS encoding GlmL-related ornithine degradation protein, whose protein sequence is MLNIDVLVAEIGSTTTIVNAFNGIRTSCPEFLGQGIAPTTVEDGDVTVGLKNAIKDLEQQVEDKIQWGKIMASSSAAGGLKMTVHGLVYDMTVKAAKEAALGAGAIIRMVTAGMLTLADLKKISEIKPNIILIAGGVDYGEKDTVIYNAKKITELKMDIPVIYAGNIAARDEIGEIFKDKNQIFFVDNVYPRIDELVVEPARKVIQQVFEEHIIKAPGMEKIRTFVDGPIMPTPGAVMNAAKALKEEIGDLLVVDVGGATTDVHSVAENSEEIAKILIAPEPEAKRTVEGDLGIFINRYHVIEIVGYEKSTKILGFDVKEALEKLPPIPSTPQEIKLAEYLTQIACKTGLERHAGKIKYLFGPAGKYAIATGKDLTKVKWIIGTGGALTKLPRGKKILESLRCPEKSEKLLPTQNARVLIDSNYIMASLGVLCSRYSSEGIILLKKDLSINENFCI, encoded by the coding sequence ATGCTGAATATAGATGTTTTAGTAGCGGAGATTGGAAGCACTACTACAATAGTTAATGCCTTTAATGGTATTCGCACCTCCTGTCCAGAATTTCTAGGACAGGGAATTGCTCCGACGACTGTAGAAGATGGAGATGTAACGGTTGGTCTTAAGAATGCAATAAAAGATTTAGAGCAGCAAGTGGAAGATAAGATTCAATGGGGGAAAATAATGGCTTCTAGCAGTGCAGCCGGTGGTTTAAAGATGACGGTGCACGGTCTTGTATATGATATGACAGTTAAGGCAGCTAAAGAGGCAGCGCTTGGAGCAGGCGCCATTATTCGGATGGTTACTGCCGGAATGCTAACACTGGCCGATCTTAAAAAAATATCAGAGATAAAACCTAACATAATATTGATTGCAGGCGGGGTAGATTATGGAGAAAAAGATACAGTTATATATAATGCGAAAAAAATTACAGAACTTAAAATGGATATTCCTGTAATTTATGCAGGGAATATAGCTGCCAGAGATGAGATAGGAGAAATTTTTAAAGACAAAAATCAGATATTTTTTGTTGACAATGTCTATCCTCGTATTGATGAATTGGTGGTGGAACCTGCTCGAAAGGTTATACAGCAAGTATTTGAAGAACATATCATTAAGGCGCCAGGCATGGAAAAAATTCGTACTTTTGTAGATGGGCCTATTATGCCGACGCCTGGAGCGGTTATGAACGCTGCTAAAGCTCTAAAAGAAGAAATAGGCGATTTATTGGTTGTCGATGTAGGCGGAGCTACTACCGATGTCCATTCTGTAGCTGAAAACTCAGAAGAAATAGCGAAAATATTAATAGCACCTGAACCGGAAGCAAAAAGAACAGTAGAAGGAGATTTAGGAATATTTATAAACCGTTATCATGTAATAGAAATTGTAGGCTATGAAAAATCTACGAAAATTTTAGGATTTGATGTTAAGGAGGCTCTAGAAAAACTGCCGCCCATACCCTCAACTCCTCAAGAAATAAAACTTGCAGAGTATTTGACACAAATAGCTTGCAAAACTGGACTTGAACGTCATGCAGGTAAAATAAAGTATCTTTTTGGACCTGCTGGCAAATATGCCATAGCAACAGGCAAAGATCTTACAAAAGTAAAATGGATAATTGGGACTGGTGGCGCACTTACAAAATTACCAAGAGGCAAGAAAATATTGGAAAGTTTACGTTGCCCGGAAAAAAGTGAAAAATTACTTCCAACTCAAAACGCTAGGGTTTTGATAGATTCCAATTATATAATGGCTTCATTAGGGGTTCTCTGCTCTCGCTATTCTTCAGAAGGCATAATATTGCTTAAAAAGGACTTAAGTATTAACGAAAATTTCTGTATATAG
- the oraE gene encoding D-ornithine 4,5-aminomutase subunit OraE, producing MSLEKDKKIDIDEILNDLKNYRPRRRGWHWREKVKNQKLGPFEYHQTSSGLKNSIPLPAAKYFGNIDPQPDCIITTEIASGRFEDDIRRMRMAAWHGADHIMVIRTAGQSHFDGLIEGTPEGVGGVPITRKQLRATRKALDLIEDEVGRPINFHSYISGVAGPEMAVLFAEEGVNGAHQDPQYNVLYRNINMVRSFVDAAVAKKIMAWGDIVQIDGAHNANATAREAWKVMPELIVQHAINCMYSLNIGMKRENICLSTVPPTAPPAPNLRIDLPYAVTLRELFDGYRMRAQMNTKYIESSTREATVTHVLNLLISRLTSADIQSTITPDEGRNVPWHYYNVQAVDTAKQALVGMDSLTEMVQIKRDGPLGAKVRELKERAVLFLEEIIKVGGYFSAVEQGFFVDSGMYPERNGDGIARKIDGGVGAGTIVKRDEDYIAPVCEHFGDNHIPSWAKKPCDLIGGCTFCNPNKIAYIDELDENDNVEARLKQTEHLRENNLLKPEVEWFGDGCICLNVFLPAEERIAEAAGLEIGKRLGLTEIEVIHKEIMQPAEGTYLEIKGKVDFEIDPNDLKIPEKHKLLSADEIRNYVNNHPIKVVAATVGEDEHSVGMREIIDIKHGGLESFGFQCHYLGTSVPIEKVVDAAIEIDADAILISTIITHADIHKINMKKLNDICIEKGIRNNIILVGGGTQITNETAKDAGLDAGFGRGTKGIDVASFIVESLRNRSLE from the coding sequence ATGAGCTTAGAGAAAGATAAGAAAATTGATATAGATGAGATATTGAATGATCTTAAAAACTATAGACCTCGGCGCAGAGGATGGCACTGGCGGGAGAAAGTAAAAAATCAAAAATTAGGCCCTTTTGAATACCATCAAACATCATCAGGATTAAAGAATAGTATTCCTCTGCCGGCCGCAAAATATTTTGGGAATATTGATCCTCAGCCGGATTGCATAATTACAACTGAAATTGCTTCCGGACGTTTTGAGGATGACATTAGACGTATGCGAATGGCCGCTTGGCATGGGGCGGATCATATTATGGTAATCAGAACTGCTGGGCAAAGCCATTTTGATGGATTGATCGAGGGGACGCCTGAAGGCGTTGGAGGAGTTCCTATTACACGTAAACAACTAAGAGCTACTCGAAAGGCTCTTGATTTAATCGAAGATGAAGTTGGAAGGCCAATTAATTTCCATTCTTATATCAGTGGCGTAGCAGGACCGGAAATGGCTGTACTTTTCGCAGAAGAAGGGGTAAATGGGGCACATCAGGATCCCCAGTATAATGTATTATATAGAAATATTAATATGGTTAGATCTTTCGTTGATGCTGCTGTAGCTAAAAAGATTATGGCATGGGGGGATATAGTTCAAATAGATGGTGCACACAATGCCAATGCCACTGCGCGAGAAGCTTGGAAAGTTATGCCGGAGCTTATAGTTCAACATGCTATAAATTGCATGTATTCTTTAAATATTGGTATGAAACGAGAGAATATTTGTCTTTCAACGGTACCTCCTACTGCTCCACCGGCACCTAATCTCAGAATAGATCTTCCATATGCTGTTACATTAAGAGAACTTTTCGACGGTTACAGAATGCGGGCTCAAATGAATACAAAATACATTGAATCTAGTACTCGGGAAGCAACAGTCACTCATGTATTAAACTTACTCATATCTAGGCTAACAAGTGCAGACATTCAAAGTACTATAACTCCAGATGAAGGCAGAAACGTTCCATGGCATTATTATAATGTTCAAGCAGTTGATACAGCAAAACAAGCTTTAGTTGGCATGGATAGCCTAACAGAAATGGTTCAAATAAAAAGAGACGGTCCCCTCGGAGCGAAAGTACGTGAACTTAAAGAAAGGGCTGTTTTGTTCCTTGAAGAAATTATAAAAGTTGGTGGCTATTTTAGCGCAGTGGAACAGGGCTTTTTTGTTGATTCAGGGATGTACCCAGAAAGAAACGGAGACGGAATTGCAAGAAAAATAGATGGAGGCGTTGGCGCAGGTACAATTGTAAAACGTGATGAAGATTATATAGCGCCGGTCTGTGAACACTTTGGAGATAATCATATTCCGAGTTGGGCAAAAAAACCATGCGACCTTATAGGAGGCTGTACCTTTTGCAACCCTAATAAGATTGCTTATATAGATGAATTAGACGAAAATGATAATGTAGAAGCAAGACTTAAACAAACAGAGCATCTCCGAGAGAATAACCTTTTAAAACCAGAAGTGGAATGGTTTGGAGATGGGTGTATTTGCCTTAATGTATTTTTGCCGGCAGAAGAAAGGATAGCGGAAGCTGCAGGTCTTGAAATAGGAAAAAGACTTGGCCTTACTGAAATAGAGGTTATTCACAAAGAAATTATGCAGCCTGCTGAAGGCACATATTTGGAAATAAAAGGAAAAGTAGATTTCGAGATAGATCCCAATGATTTAAAAATACCTGAAAAACATAAACTTCTTTCAGCTGATGAAATTAGAAATTATGTGAACAATCACCCTATTAAAGTTGTTGCAGCAACAGTCGGAGAAGATGAGCACTCTGTTGGCATGAGAGAAATTATTGATATAAAACATGGTGGCCTTGAGAGCTTTGGATTTCAGTGCCATTATTTAGGCACTTCTGTCCCCATAGAAAAAGTAGTTGATGCAGCTATAGAAATTGATGCAGATGCAATTTTAATAAGCACTATAATTACTCATGCGGATATTCACAAAATTAATATGAAAAAGCTAAATGATATTTGCATCGAAAAAGGTATACGCAACAACATTATTCTTGTTGGAGGCGGAACTCAGATTACAAATGAAACTGCAAAAGATGCAGGACTTGATGCCGGCTTTGGCAGAGGCACAAAAGGAATCGATGTAGCAAGTTTTATAGTTGAATCACTAAGAAATAGAAGCCTTGAATGA
- a CDS encoding ornithine aminomutase subunit alpha, which yields MQRKDDFEERRKHLANLTEEELKDKFWELTEQVVKPLIELAKTHTSPSIERSVLLRMGFNSLTAKAIVDKCVEINLLGKGAGNVVLKYSLFKNIPLEQAGNELASGRGWEGIKEALMIDISNPGIFSNILSEEI from the coding sequence ATGCAGCGAAAAGATGATTTTGAAGAACGCAGAAAGCACTTAGCCAACCTTACAGAGGAAGAACTAAAAGATAAATTCTGGGAGCTTACTGAGCAGGTTGTAAAACCCTTGATTGAGCTTGCAAAAACTCATACTTCTCCTTCTATTGAACGCTCAGTGTTATTGCGAATGGGATTTAATAGTTTAACAGCAAAAGCAATAGTAGATAAGTGTGTCGAAATAAACCTTTTAGGAAAAGGAGCAGGCAACGTAGTGCTAAAGTATTCTCTCTTTAAGAATATTCCTCTGGAACAAGCTGGAAATGAGCTTGCAAGTGGACGCGGCTGGGAAGGGATAAAAGAAGCGCTTATGATTGATATTTCGAATCCCGGGATTTTTAGTAATATTTTATCAGAGGAGATATAA
- the ortB gene encoding 2-amino-4-oxopentanoate thiolase subunit OrtB, translating into MNSDMSYDAVMNRKNEIMKNAVGIDYNDFESGSIAFEYEKMMKEVGYTLNEIREIQSYTSVGNTPLIELRNLTKIARMISAPGKGARIFIKDEAANPSGSFKDRRASVSAYRAKALGYEGIIAATSGNYGAAVASQAAINGLKCIVVQEVFDSKGKGQPEILEKGRKCEALGAEVVQLTVGPELFYTSLCLLEKTGYFNASLYTPFAISGIETLGYELAEQVKTRTGKEPTAVIITHAGGGNVTGTARGLLKAGCKNTKVIGASVNLEGLHMASDRDFNRKSFTTGHTGFGVPFATWPDRTDVPRNAARPLRYLDRYVTVSQGEVFYITEALAQLEGMERGPAGNTSLAAAFAIAQEMNEDEIIVVQETEYTGAGKLPSAQLTFAKLMGIEVRRGDPADDKPGERIVIPEHPSQIRVKDMDLDKMKRSYVKNCVTAYSKSKIRPEDITFLAEDTKSDVNYIKNTLDELAP; encoded by the coding sequence ATGAATAGTGATATGAGCTATGATGCCGTTATGAATAGAAAAAACGAGATAATGAAGAACGCAGTCGGCATAGATTACAATGATTTTGAATCAGGCAGTATTGCATTCGAATATGAAAAAATGATGAAAGAGGTAGGATATACATTAAATGAAATTAGGGAAATTCAATCTTATACAAGCGTAGGGAACACCCCCTTGATTGAACTTCGAAATTTAACTAAAATCGCACGCATGATATCGGCTCCCGGCAAGGGTGCAAGAATTTTTATAAAAGATGAAGCTGCCAATCCTTCGGGAAGCTTTAAAGACCGACGGGCTTCTGTGTCAGCATACAGAGCTAAGGCATTGGGTTATGAGGGTATAATCGCAGCTACCAGTGGCAACTATGGAGCGGCTGTAGCTTCTCAAGCGGCTATAAACGGTTTAAAGTGCATAGTTGTCCAAGAAGTGTTCGATAGTAAAGGTAAAGGCCAACCTGAAATATTGGAAAAAGGTCGAAAGTGTGAGGCATTAGGGGCTGAAGTAGTACAACTTACAGTTGGACCAGAACTTTTTTATACATCTTTATGCTTATTAGAAAAAACAGGATATTTTAATGCATCCCTTTATACACCTTTTGCAATTTCGGGTATCGAAACACTTGGATATGAGCTTGCCGAGCAAGTAAAGACTAGAACAGGCAAAGAGCCGACTGCAGTTATAATAACTCATGCTGGTGGAGGCAATGTAACAGGTACTGCTCGCGGCCTTTTAAAAGCAGGGTGCAAAAACACAAAAGTTATTGGAGCGAGCGTAAATCTTGAAGGCCTCCATATGGCAAGTGACAGGGATTTCAATAGAAAATCGTTTACAACTGGACATACAGGTTTTGGTGTTCCTTTTGCTACTTGGCCCGATAGAACAGATGTCCCGAGAAATGCTGCAAGACCTTTAAGATACCTGGACCGATATGTTACGGTAAGCCAAGGCGAGGTATTTTATATAACTGAAGCCCTTGCACAGTTAGAAGGAATGGAGAGAGGACCTGCAGGAAATACATCCCTGGCAGCGGCTTTTGCAATAGCTCAGGAAATGAATGAAGACGAAATTATAGTGGTACAGGAAACTGAATATACAGGAGCGGGAAAACTGCCAAGCGCGCAGTTGACTTTTGCAAAATTAATGGGGATTGAAGTAAGAAGAGGCGATCCTGCTGATGATAAACCCGGAGAACGAATAGTTATTCCTGAGCATCCTTCACAGATAAGAGTAAAAGATATGGATTTAGATAAAATGAAGAGATCATATGTAAAAAATTGTGTTACAGCCTACAGCAAAAGCAAAATTCGTCCTGAAGATATTACATTTTTGGCTGAAGATACAAAAAGCGATGTAAATTATATAAAAAATACTCTTGATGAGCTAGCACCATAA
- the ortA gene encoding 2-amino-4-oxopentanoate thiolase subunit OrtA: MSAKKGDWVQIHRIELKPSERSSNLPQDTQSVPLEVWQKGFATHDAIMGDEIEIETVIGRKAKGELVKVNPEYEHNFGKPVAELLTIGAELRKILGGEENE, from the coding sequence ATAAGCGCTAAAAAGGGAGATTGGGTCCAAATACATCGCATAGAATTAAAACCATCAGAAAGAAGTTCTAATTTACCTCAAGATACGCAAAGCGTACCCTTGGAAGTGTGGCAAAAGGGATTTGCCACACATGATGCCATAATGGGCGATGAAATTGAGATTGAAACGGTTATAGGAAGAAAGGCAAAAGGAGAATTGGTTAAAGTTAATCCTGAATATGAACACAATTTTGGAAAACCGGTAGCTGAACTATTGACAATCGGTGCTGAGCTTAGGAAGATTTTGGGAGGTGAAGAAAATGAATAG
- the ord gene encoding 2,4-diaminopentanoate dehydrogenase — protein MDNVKVIIWGLGAMGSGMAKMILQKEGMDIVGAIASRPEKNGKDLGEVIDLGQKCGVLISCDEDKVLNAKADIVLLATSSFTKDVFPQIEKIIGSGKNVITIAEEMAYPFYSEPTLSKKLDMLAKEHNVTILGTGINPGFVLDTLIIALTGACMDVKKITGRRVNDLSPFGTTVMKTQGVGTTVEEFENGLKNGNIVGHIGFNESIAMISSALGFEIDEIEQTRKPIISKVFRETPYVKVEPGMVAGCYHTAIGKLKGEPIIVLEHPQQIHPGLENVETGDYIIIEGMPNINLAIKPEIPGGVGTIALAVNMIPQVIAAKPGLTTMKDLPVPAALMSDIRKLAHWGCF, from the coding sequence ATGGACAACGTAAAAGTTATTATATGGGGTTTAGGTGCAATGGGAAGTGGTATGGCAAAAATGATTTTGCAAAAAGAAGGCATGGATATTGTTGGAGCGATAGCTTCAAGACCTGAGAAAAATGGCAAGGATTTAGGCGAAGTCATTGATTTAGGTCAAAAATGCGGAGTTTTGATATCATGCGATGAAGACAAAGTGTTAAACGCTAAAGCAGACATTGTCCTCCTTGCTACATCATCTTTTACAAAGGATGTATTTCCTCAAATAGAGAAGATAATTGGAAGTGGTAAAAATGTTATAACAATTGCGGAGGAAATGGCATATCCTTTTTATAGTGAGCCAACATTATCTAAAAAACTTGATATGTTGGCGAAAGAACATAATGTAACAATACTTGGAACCGGTATAAATCCAGGTTTTGTTTTAGATACCTTAATAATTGCATTAACCGGAGCATGCATGGACGTAAAAAAAATCACAGGTCGTCGTGTAAATGATCTTTCACCATTTGGCACAACCGTGATGAAGACTCAGGGAGTGGGGACTACAGTAGAAGAATTTGAAAACGGATTAAAAAACGGTAATATCGTTGGTCACATTGGATTTAATGAGTCTATTGCGATGATTTCTTCAGCTTTAGGTTTTGAGATTGATGAGATAGAACAGACGAGAAAACCAATAATATCTAAAGTTTTCAGAGAGACTCCTTATGTTAAAGTTGAGCCGGGGATGGTTGCGGGATGCTATCACACCGCAATAGGAAAGTTAAAGGGTGAGCCGATTATTGTCTTAGAACATCCTCAACAAATACATCCTGGATTAGAAAATGTCGAAACCGGCGATTACATAATCATTGAAGGAATGCCGAACATAAACCTTGCCATAAAACCGGAAATTCCTGGCGGGGTGGGCACGATTGCTTTAGCAGTAAATATGATACCGCAAGTTATTGCTGCAAAACCAGGGCTTACCACAATGAAGGATCTGCCAGTGCCTGCTGCGTTAATGTCAGACATAAGGAAACTTGCTCACTGGGGGTGTTTTTAA
- a CDS encoding alanine/ornithine racemase family PLP-dependent enzyme yields MIYPSVKIDLEKLRSNTNRIVSLCKEKDIEVMGITKGICAFLPAVRAMIDGGAKKLGDSRIKNIKMMRKEGIGLPIYLIRGPMLSEIKEVVDLADGSLNSELEVIKALSHEARAEGKKHKVILMVDVGDLREGVVPEDVIDITEEILKMPAIEFEGIGTNTGCFGGVKPTYRNTKILTDLANDIEKKYSIKLKTISGGNSDTLNLLKESELPPQVNQLRIGEAILLGTRVDKFSELQLYRDSFVLEAEIIEVKIKPSCPIGEIAFDAFGKVPVFEDKGLMRRAIAAIGRQDCIIEGLSPLNDPIEIIGSSSDHLILDVTKSRNINVGSKVRFRLNYSALITLMNSKYVTKDCS; encoded by the coding sequence ATGATATACCCCAGCGTAAAAATTGATTTGGAAAAACTAAGAAGCAATACAAATCGCATAGTAAGTCTTTGCAAAGAAAAAGATATAGAGGTCATGGGAATAACAAAAGGTATTTGCGCCTTTTTGCCGGCTGTTAGAGCAATGATTGACGGAGGCGCAAAGAAACTTGGAGATTCTCGAATTAAAAATATCAAAATGATGAGAAAAGAAGGTATTGGTTTGCCTATTTACTTGATACGGGGCCCAATGCTTTCAGAAATAAAAGAAGTAGTAGATCTGGCTGACGGAAGTTTAAATTCAGAACTGGAAGTAATTAAAGCTTTGTCACATGAAGCTCGTGCAGAAGGTAAAAAACATAAAGTTATATTGATGGTTGATGTGGGAGATTTAAGAGAAGGAGTTGTGCCTGAAGATGTAATAGATATTACAGAAGAAATACTTAAAATGCCGGCAATAGAATTCGAGGGAATTGGAACTAATACAGGATGCTTTGGGGGAGTAAAACCGACATATAGGAATACAAAAATTTTAACAGACCTTGCCAATGACATTGAAAAGAAATATTCCATTAAGTTAAAAACTATATCAGGAGGCAATTCTGATACTTTAAATCTTCTTAAGGAATCAGAACTTCCACCACAAGTCAATCAATTGCGAATAGGCGAGGCAATACTTCTGGGCACGCGTGTGGATAAATTTTCAGAGTTGCAGCTTTATAGAGATTCTTTTGTATTGGAAGCAGAAATAATAGAAGTTAAGATAAAACCCTCGTGTCCCATAGGAGAGATAGCTTTTGATGCTTTTGGAAAAGTTCCGGTTTTTGAAGATAAGGGACTTATGAGACGCGCTATAGCAGCAATTGGCAGACAAGATTGCATTATCGAAGGATTGTCTCCATTAAATGATCCAATAGAAATAATTGGATCAAGCAGTGACCATCTTATCCTTGATGTTACAAAATCCAGAAATATAAACGTAGGTTCTAAAGTCCGGTTTAGATTAAATTATAGCGCACTCATAACTTTAATGAATTCAAAGTATGTAACCAAGGATTGTAGTTAA
- a CDS encoding transposase gives MEETLLKKQSVAYYQIDETTNIIIKCPKGYTPIHTGITKSQTVAHFPLTACSTCELRGKCHCKKQKRSYTVHINLKSVKTVKERGKILINRKENTSMRAAIEGTKSALKRGHNLSKLQLRGQVKSTTHVGHKVIAQNFKRFCNYMLEQSKKVKPKTKG, from the coding sequence GTGGAAGAAACCCTTCTAAAAAAACAATCAGTTGCCTACTACCAAATTGATGAAACCACCAACATAATAATTAAATGCCCCAAAGGATACACCCCCATCCATACCGGTATAACCAAAAGTCAAACCGTTGCTCATTTTCCACTTACGGCTTGCAGCACTTGTGAGCTTAGAGGGAAATGCCATTGCAAGAAACAGAAAAGGAGTTACACGGTCCACATAAATCTAAAATCCGTGAAAACTGTTAAAGAAAGGGGAAAGATATTAATCAACCGTAAAGAAAATACTAGTATGAGAGCAGCAATAGAAGGCACCAAGTCTGCTTTAAAACGAGGGCATAATCTTTCAAAACTTCAACTAAGAGGTCAGGTAAAATCCACTACCCATGTAGGCCATAAAGTAATTGCTCAGAACTTCAAGAGATTTTGTAATTATATGCTGGAGCAATCTAAAAAAGTTAAGCCAAAAACCAAGGGATGA